A single genomic interval of Saccharothrix saharensis harbors:
- a CDS encoding serine hydrolase domain-containing protein — MDPTQSPDHRERAASASRRGARRGRTTGRTRRLVTGVAGGVVLAVAVAVTTPVSAVAAVDDHAATKAVLDRYQAQAGPGAAVHAGDDTGSWTLSSGTAQINRIRPITPTQHFRIGSQTKTFTAAVVLQLVDEGRVALDTPIGRYLPGVFTGNYDGNVITVRQLLQHTSGMVRDVRDAAANPDGGYSLAELVRSAMDEPAQFAPGAGMAYSNVAFLVLGLLVERLTGGTIRDQITSRVITPLGLTSTTFPAPGTRALADPYLPGYVGGRLGPFFFWTEGTTNTELTFWSSAGAMASTMVDMAKFYRAVLDGRVMSPAALAEMRRTIAPDHSYGLGLSRVALPCGGEAWGHNGALSNGHYSITLVTDDGRFAALVTNGNVVESRLLSIEVLTTALCEEAA; from the coding sequence ATGGATCCAACGCAGTCGCCGGACCACCGGGAACGCGCGGCGAGCGCGAGTCGGAGAGGTGCCCGCAGGGGTCGCACGACCGGCCGGACCCGTCGTCTGGTCACCGGTGTCGCCGGCGGAGTCGTCCTCGCCGTCGCGGTCGCGGTGACGACACCGGTCAGCGCCGTCGCCGCGGTCGACGACCACGCCGCCACCAAAGCGGTGCTCGACCGCTACCAGGCCCAGGCAGGACCCGGCGCGGCCGTCCACGCCGGTGACGACACCGGGTCGTGGACGCTGAGCAGCGGCACGGCGCAGATCAACCGGATCCGCCCGATCACCCCGACCCAGCACTTCCGCATCGGCAGCCAGACCAAGACGTTCACCGCCGCCGTGGTGCTCCAACTCGTCGACGAAGGCCGCGTCGCGCTCGACACGCCGATCGGCCGGTACCTGCCAGGGGTGTTCACCGGCAACTACGACGGCAACGTCATCACCGTTCGCCAACTCCTGCAACACACCAGCGGCATGGTCCGCGACGTCCGCGACGCCGCCGCCAACCCGGACGGCGGCTACTCGCTCGCCGAACTGGTCCGGTCCGCCATGGACGAACCCGCCCAGTTCGCCCCCGGCGCCGGCATGGCGTACTCCAACGTCGCCTTCCTGGTGCTCGGCCTGCTCGTCGAACGGCTCACCGGCGGCACCATCCGCGACCAGATCACCAGCCGGGTCATCACCCCGCTCGGGTTGACGAGCACCACGTTCCCCGCACCGGGGACGCGCGCCCTGGCCGACCCGTACCTGCCCGGTTACGTGGGCGGCAGGCTCGGCCCGTTCTTCTTCTGGACCGAGGGCACCACCAACACCGAGCTGACCTTCTGGAGCTCCGCCGGCGCGATGGCCTCCACGATGGTCGACATGGCGAAGTTCTACCGGGCCGTCCTCGACGGCCGGGTCATGTCACCGGCGGCGCTCGCCGAGATGCGCCGGACCATCGCGCCGGACCACTCGTACGGGCTCGGGCTGTCGCGGGTGGCGCTGCCGTGCGGCGGCGAGGCGTGGGGCCACAACGGCGCGCTGTCCAACGGGCACTACTCGATCACCCTGGTCACCGACGACGGCCGGTTCGCGGCGCTGGTGACCAACGGGAACGTCGTCGAGTCCCGGCTGTTGTCCATCGAGGTCCTGACCACGGCGTTGTGCGAGGAGGCGGCATGA